The following proteins come from a genomic window of Aequorivita marisscotiae:
- a CDS encoding tail fiber protein, with amino-acid sequence MKILFPKIVIVIVLLFCFSATAQRNPFKNLVEKNGKIGIGTTTPDELLTVKGKIHTQEVMVDLYGAVAPDYVFESYYTGFSEIMPEYNLISLEDLEVFLKENHHLPNIPSAEKMEMEGISLKEMNLLLLQKIEELTLYTLQQQKEIDALKKIVQTLNK; translated from the coding sequence ATGAAAATATTGTTTCCTAAAATCGTAATTGTTATTGTTCTGCTGTTTTGTTTTTCTGCAACAGCCCAACGCAATCCTTTTAAAAATCTTGTTGAAAAAAATGGTAAAATTGGCATTGGCACCACAACGCCCGATGAACTGTTAACTGTAAAAGGAAAAATTCACACACAGGAAGTAATGGTAGATTTATACGGTGCCGTAGCGCCCGATTATGTATTTGAAAGCTATTACACCGGTTTTTCTGAAATAATGCCAGAATACAATTTAATTTCCCTGGAAGATCTTGAAGTCTTTTTAAAAGAAAATCACCATTTGCCCAATATACCTTCCGCCGAAAAGATGGAAATGGAAGGAATTTCACTAAAGGAAATGAACCTGCTTTTACTTCAAAAAATTGAGGAATTAACCCTTTATACGCTGCAGCAACAAAAAGAAATTGATGCCTTAAAGAAAATCGTTCAAACTCTTAATAAATGA
- a CDS encoding transposase, with product MAKFKGKYRIESIRAQWWDYGWNGAYFITICTKNRKHFFGEIQNGKMVFSSLGIIVNILWHEIPNHSKHVSLGAFVVMPNHIHGILLIDKPGGDGDGGGDGGGDGGDGGGNGGNGGGNGDGNGGVVVETRHALSLRGETGETGETTAKSIGKIRFQNQGKNTISSIVGSYKSAITRHANRLQIQNGWQAGFHDHIIRNHAEYNRIENYIIKNPQNWKEDKFHN from the coding sequence GTGGCAAAATTTAAAGGAAAATATAGAATTGAATCTATTCGAGCGCAATGGTGGGATTACGGCTGGAATGGGGCCTATTTTATTACAATTTGCACCAAAAATAGAAAACATTTTTTTGGAGAAATACAGAATGGGAAAATGGTGTTTTCATCGTTAGGCATTATCGTGAATATTTTATGGCACGAAATTCCAAATCATTCAAAACACGTTTCGTTGGGTGCATTTGTGGTTATGCCTAACCATATTCACGGAATATTATTGATTGACAAACCGGGCGGCGATGGTGATGGTGGTGGCGATGGTGGTGGTGATGGTGGCGATGGTGGCGGCAATGGTGGCAATGGTGGCGGCAATGGTGACGGCAATGGTGGCGTGGTAGTAGAGACAAGGCATGCCTTGTCTCTACGGGGGGAAACAGGGGAAACGGGGGAAACGACCGCAAAATCGATAGGAAAAATCCGATTTCAAAATCAGGGGAAAAATACCATATCGTCCATCGTGGGTTCCTATAAATCGGCGATCACACGACATGCAAATCGTTTGCAAATACAAAATGGTTGGCAGGCAGGATTTCACGACCACATTATTAGGAACCACGCGGAATATAACCGTATTGAAAATTATATTATTAAAAATCCACAAAATTGGAAAGAGGATAAATTCCATAATTAA
- a CDS encoding tetratricopeptide repeat protein yields the protein MVKNFLVFSLFLFLSFSSQSQQSAVFTNDFAEFNKALELYKNEQYLAAQSLFDKIKSNSNDETVQSDCAYYIANAAVRLNQQNADQLMEEFVKKYPTSLKRNSAYIDVANFYFENGKYSHAQKWYDKVDASSLSRSEKEQFNFNNGYVYFKAKRYDDAKNYFNRVSTSQKYGSQAKYYLGFIAYEGDDYEEANEMFEEVKGEERYSEDLSYYQADMNFKLGNFEKAIAMGKEQFDKSNPQEKSQLSKIIGESYFNLGQYAEAIPYLKEYKGMRGKWNNTDYYQLGYAYYKQGEYENAIGEFNKIVDGKNAVAQNAYYHLAESYLKLDKKQEALNAFKNASEMDFSEKIQEDAYLNYAKLSYEIGNSYKSTPQVLLSFIEKYPDNENNEELKTLLIDSYITSKNYKEALDLLENNKNFADKAAYQKVAFYRGIELYNEADYNEAISFFDKSLKYPEDANFAARATYWKAESEYQLSNFEKSLAGYNKFQQMTGSRQTGEFKNLKYNLAYNHFKLKNYPEAISNFKTYVGSSSAESVRKKDAFLRLGDSYFVTSQYWPAMENYNAAIELGGENDYAQFQKAVSYGFVDRSEKKIEELITFIKKYPKSVYRDDALYELGNTYVAQNRNEEAISAYDQLVREIPNSSFVSKALLKKALIFENSGKSNEALAIFKSVTKNFPSTPEALQAVSSAKLIYIEQGNVDEYARWVKTLDYVQVGDTELDDAAYQAAEQPYLENNQNQAKTRFEDYLKQFPNGQHVLNAHFYVGQIYFADGKNEAAIPHFEYVVNRERSEFTEQALARISELYLGKKDYKNASKYLTRLEAEADFPQNIIFAQTNSMKAAYELKQYAEAVSYAEKVLQNSKIDNSIKSDAQIIIARSAIKTNNESKAKTAYAEVQKIATGALAAEALYYDAYFKNKEGNFEGSNASIQKLAKDYSGYKLYGAKGLVLMAKNFYALKDAYQATYILESVTKNFTDFPEVVDEAKAELVVIKNAEAKTNSSVETGGN from the coding sequence ATGGTTAAGAATTTTCTTGTCTTTTCGCTTTTTCTATTCCTTTCGTTTTCATCGCAATCACAACAATCGGCTGTTTTTACAAACGATTTTGCTGAGTTCAATAAAGCCTTGGAATTATACAAAAACGAACAATATCTAGCAGCCCAAAGCCTTTTCGACAAAATAAAATCCAATAGCAATGACGAAACCGTGCAAAGCGATTGCGCGTACTATATTGCAAATGCTGCCGTGCGTTTAAACCAACAGAACGCCGATCAATTAATGGAGGAATTTGTGAAGAAATATCCTACGAGTTTAAAGCGCAATTCTGCATATATAGACGTGGCGAATTTTTACTTTGAAAACGGAAAATATTCGCACGCCCAAAAATGGTACGATAAGGTTGATGCTTCAAGTTTAAGCCGAAGCGAAAAGGAGCAATTCAATTTCAACAATGGTTACGTTTATTTTAAGGCGAAGCGGTACGACGATGCCAAAAACTATTTTAACAGAGTTTCTACTTCGCAAAAATACGGTTCGCAGGCTAAGTATTACTTGGGTTTTATTGCCTACGAAGGCGATGATTATGAGGAAGCAAATGAAATGTTTGAAGAGGTAAAAGGCGAGGAACGCTATTCTGAAGATCTCAGTTATTACCAAGCCGATATGAATTTTAAACTCGGCAATTTTGAAAAGGCCATCGCGATGGGGAAGGAGCAGTTTGATAAATCCAACCCGCAGGAAAAAAGTCAGCTTTCAAAAATTATCGGCGAGAGCTATTTCAATCTTGGCCAGTATGCCGAAGCGATTCCGTATTTAAAGGAATACAAAGGAATGCGCGGTAAATGGAACAATACAGATTACTACCAATTGGGTTACGCTTATTACAAACAGGGCGAGTACGAAAATGCTATTGGCGAATTCAACAAAATTGTGGATGGAAAAAACGCCGTTGCACAAAATGCCTATTACCATTTGGCGGAAAGTTATCTAAAGCTCGATAAAAAACAGGAAGCGTTGAACGCTTTTAAAAATGCTTCGGAAATGGATTTCAGTGAAAAAATTCAAGAAGATGCGTATTTAAATTATGCAAAGTTGAGCTATGAAATAGGGAATAGCTATAAAAGCACACCGCAAGTTTTGCTTTCGTTTATTGAAAAATATCCCGACAATGAAAACAATGAAGAGCTGAAAACATTACTTATAGACAGTTACATAACTTCAAAAAATTATAAGGAAGCGTTAGATTTATTGGAAAACAACAAAAATTTCGCAGATAAAGCCGCGTATCAAAAAGTAGCTTTTTACAGAGGTATTGAATTGTACAACGAAGCAGATTACAACGAAGCCATTTCATTTTTCGATAAAAGCCTAAAATATCCCGAAGATGCTAATTTTGCCGCCCGCGCAACCTATTGGAAAGCCGAAAGCGAATATCAACTTTCAAATTTTGAAAAGTCGCTGGCGGGTTATAATAAATTTCAACAAATGACCGGATCCCGGCAAACGGGAGAATTTAAAAACTTGAAATACAATCTGGCGTACAACCATTTCAAATTAAAAAATTATCCTGAAGCTATTTCAAATTTTAAAACTTATGTGGGTTCATCTTCGGCAGAAAGCGTTCGGAAAAAGGATGCGTTCTTGCGTTTGGGCGATAGCTATTTTGTTACTAGCCAATATTGGCCGGCGATGGAAAATTACAATGCCGCAATTGAATTGGGTGGAGAAAACGATTATGCACAATTTCAAAAGGCCGTTAGCTACGGTTTTGTAGACCGTAGCGAAAAGAAAATTGAGGAACTTATCACTTTTATCAAAAAATACCCAAAATCGGTTTACCGCGATGATGCGCTATACGAATTGGGCAATACGTACGTGGCTCAAAATAGAAACGAGGAAGCTATTTCGGCTTACGACCAATTGGTCCGCGAAATTCCCAATAGTAGTTTTGTTTCAAAAGCTTTGCTAAAAAAAGCACTCATTTTTGAAAACTCTGGAAAAAGTAACGAAGCACTGGCAATTTTTAAAAGTGTAACAAAAAATTTCCCTTCCACACCCGAAGCTTTACAAGCCGTTTCGTCCGCAAAACTTATTTATATAGAACAAGGCAATGTTGACGAATATGCTCGCTGGGTAAAAACTTTGGATTACGTGCAGGTGGGCGACACAGAGCTCGATGATGCAGCCTATCAAGCGGCAGAGCAGCCTTATTTGGAAAACAATCAAAACCAGGCCAAAACCCGTTTTGAGGATTATTTAAAGCAATTTCCAAATGGGCAGCACGTGTTGAACGCACATTTTTACGTGGGCCAAATTTATTTTGCCGATGGAAAGAATGAAGCGGCCATTCCGCATTTTGAATACGTTGTAAACCGTGAACGAAGCGAATTTACCGAACAGGCCCTTGCCCGGATTTCCGAATTGTATTTGGGTAAAAAGGATTACAAAAACGCTTCAAAATATTTAACGCGTCTGGAAGCCGAAGCAGATTTTCCGCAGAACATAATTTTTGCACAGACCAATAGTATGAAAGCTGCATATGAATTAAAACAATATGCCGAAGCGGTAAGTTATGCCGAAAAAGTGCTTCAGAATTCAAAGATTGACAATTCAATTAAAAGCGATGCGCAGATAATTATTGCCCGTTCGGCGATAAAAACGAATAATGAGTCAAAAGCCAAAACCGCCTATGCCGAAGTACAAAAAATAGCAACCGGCGCCCTCGCCGCCGAAGCGCTTTATTACGATGCATATTTCAAAAATAAAGAAGGAAATTTTGAAGGTTCAAACGCATCAATCCAGAAATTAGCGAAGGACTATTCCGGATATAAATTATACGGTGCCAAAGGTTTGGTGCTGATGGCGAAGAATTTTTACGCGCTAAAGGATGCCTATCAAGCCACCTATATTTTGGAAAGTGTGACAAAAAACTTCACCGATTTTCCGGAAGTGGTTGATGAAGCAAAAGCCGAACTTGTCGTAATCAAAAACGCCGAAGCCAAAACCAATTCTTCGGTAGAAACTGGCGGAAATTAA
- a CDS encoding TonB-dependent receptor produces MLKKRIVLFSFATIVLFNFSMFSQEKELDPEVVNIVKPYTPTISDAFKVKETPSLNDSISTSKKEVKYSIFSVPVASTFTPAKGKATNVEKAKPIKLYDNYATLGFGNYTSILGELYSNFEISRTDNAGFFFRHNSSQGDIKDVKLDNKYYDTSLDANYTSRQRDATYRLDAGVEHQIYNWYGLPENYVTYPDNVIANIDPLQTYFSGYVGGSIALDDSFFEKAALNIRYLGDAFSSSEFNATVKPEFSFPLEDILLKVDGDIDYLSGSFDRNYLNTSDIKYSNLQVGLAPSITYINNELSVSLGVAGYVSLDAENSNTDFSLYPRLNASYRLLDETVIVYGGAEGGLQQNTYYGFKEENPFVSPTLNIVPTKKLYEGFGGVKGKISNSVAYNVRASYGKDENRALFQMNPFKIYNANFEGYEYGNTFNVVYDDINTLAFFAELKVEVSNTFSLGINGTYNNYSTDLQNEAWNLPDLKASVFSNFNITEKLYGGASLFFVGERKDLAYNYNPPGTFFAQKVSLDGYVDANVNFGYRFTDRLSVFVKGSNLFGENYEKWMNYPVQGIQGLAGVTYKFDW; encoded by the coding sequence ATGTTAAAGAAACGCATCGTATTATTTTCATTCGCAACAATTGTATTGTTCAACTTTTCTATGTTTTCACAGGAAAAAGAACTGGATCCCGAAGTGGTAAATATTGTAAAACCCTATACGCCCACAATTTCGGATGCCTTTAAAGTGAAGGAAACACCATCCTTGAACGACTCCATTTCAACTTCCAAAAAAGAAGTGAAATACAGTATTTTCTCGGTTCCGGTAGCTTCAACTTTTACGCCTGCAAAAGGAAAGGCCACCAATGTTGAAAAGGCGAAACCTATAAAGTTATACGATAATTACGCCACGCTTGGCTTCGGAAATTACACCTCTATTTTGGGCGAACTCTACAGCAATTTTGAAATAAGCCGTACCGATAACGCTGGGTTTTTCTTTCGGCATAATTCATCACAGGGCGATATTAAAGATGTAAAATTGGACAATAAATATTACGACACCAGCCTGGATGCAAATTATACGAGTCGCCAACGAGACGCAACCTATAGGCTCGATGCGGGCGTGGAACATCAAATTTATAACTGGTATGGTTTGCCCGAAAATTACGTAACATATCCCGACAACGTGATTGCGAATATTGATCCGCTGCAAACGTATTTCAGTGGTTATGTAGGAGGAAGTATTGCGCTGGACGATTCGTTTTTTGAAAAAGCGGCATTAAATATTCGGTATTTGGGCGACGCGTTTTCCTCTTCGGAATTTAATGCTACGGTAAAACCTGAGTTTTCATTTCCGTTGGAAGATATATTGCTAAAAGTAGATGGCGATATTGATTATTTAAGCGGAAGTTTTGATAGAAACTACCTAAATACTTCCGATATAAAATACAGTAATTTACAAGTAGGTTTGGCACCGTCAATCACCTATATAAATAACGAGCTAAGCGTTTCGTTGGGCGTTGCGGGGTATGTGAGTTTGGATGCTGAAAACAGCAACACAGATTTTTCACTCTACCCAAGATTAAATGCCTCGTACCGATTGTTGGACGAGACCGTAATTGTTTACGGTGGGGCAGAAGGTGGACTTCAGCAAAATACATATTATGGTTTTAAGGAAGAAAATCCATTTGTTTCTCCAACCTTAAACATTGTACCAACAAAAAAGTTATACGAAGGTTTTGGAGGAGTTAAGGGGAAAATTTCAAATTCCGTTGCTTACAATGTTCGGGCTTCCTATGGAAAGGATGAAAACCGCGCACTTTTTCAAATGAATCCTTTTAAGATTTACAACGCAAATTTTGAAGGGTATGAATACGGAAATACCTTTAATGTGGTTTATGACGATATAAATACACTTGCTTTTTTCGCAGAGTTAAAAGTGGAAGTTTCCAATACATTCTCCTTGGGAATTAACGGAACGTACAATAATTACAGCACAGATTTGCAAAATGAAGCTTGGAACTTGCCTGATTTAAAAGCCTCGGTGTTTTCAAATTTCAACATTACCGAAAAATTATACGGTGGTGCATCGCTGTTTTTCGTGGGTGAACGGAAGGATTTGGCGTATAATTATAACCCTCCAGGCACTTTCTTTGCGCAGAAAGTTTCGTTGGATGGATATGTGGATGCTAATGTGAATTTCGGGTACAGATTTACCGATAGACTTTCCGTTTTTGTAAAGGGAAGCAATTTGTTTGGCGAGAATTACGAAAAGTGGATGAACTATCCGGTGCAGGGAATACAAGGTTTGGCGGGTGTTACCTATAAATTTGATTGGTAA
- a CDS encoding amidohydrolase: MKKLFSILFAVTLLSCAPDKLPADLLIKNATIYTVDNNFSTASALVVKDGKIIEIGLKPELELKYKIKETYDAKGNTVVPGLIDAHAHLYGLGLGLQNVNLIGTKSFEEILGRVVAFQETRNVPYVIGRGWDQNDWDDKNFPTKKELDSLFPETPVALQRVDGHAYLVNSKALELAGINSKTKVAGGEVVLENGEPTGIIIDAPMRLIRKTFPPITSEVSTEALLEAEKICLQYGLTTVDDAGLGRNIIELIDTLQKEGKFKLRMYAMVSNTPKNRDYYLNKGIYKTDRLNVRSFKVYADGALGSRGAAMRKPYSDMPHHFGAMIATADSLKYLAEKLAASEFQMNTHAIGDSANIAVLRAYKKALEGQTDRRWRVEHAQIISAADFDYFNDNNNILPSVQPTHATSDMYWAEDRVGAERIKGAYAYKELLNKAGSIALGTDFPVEQVNPMYTFYAAVARKDLENYPAEGFQMKDALTREEALRGMTIWAAFANFEEDEKGSIEVGKFADFTILDKDIMKIEESEIPNTKVVATFINGELVYEAE; the protein is encoded by the coding sequence ATGAAAAAACTATTCTCCATTTTATTCGCAGTTACCCTTTTATCCTGCGCCCCCGATAAACTTCCCGCAGACTTATTGATTAAAAACGCAACAATTTATACGGTCGATAATAACTTTAGCACCGCGAGTGCTTTGGTGGTAAAAGACGGTAAAATTATTGAAATAGGCCTAAAACCTGAACTTGAATTAAAATATAAAATTAAGGAAACGTACGACGCCAAAGGCAATACGGTAGTTCCCGGACTTATTGATGCACACGCGCACTTATACGGCCTTGGCCTTGGGTTGCAAAATGTAAACTTAATCGGAACCAAGAGTTTTGAAGAAATTCTGGGTCGGGTGGTCGCTTTTCAGGAAACTAGAAATGTGCCCTACGTTATCGGACGCGGTTGGGACCAAAACGATTGGGACGATAAAAATTTCCCCACAAAAAAGGAACTGGACTCATTATTTCCCGAAACGCCCGTTGCCTTGCAAAGGGTAGATGGCCATGCGTATTTGGTGAATTCAAAGGCGTTGGAACTTGCGGGAATTAATTCCAAAACAAAGGTGGCCGGTGGCGAAGTGGTTTTGGAAAACGGCGAACCTACCGGAATAATCATAGACGCGCCAATGCGTTTAATACGAAAAACCTTCCCTCCAATTACTTCTGAAGTTTCAACCGAAGCCCTGTTGGAAGCCGAAAAAATCTGCCTGCAATATGGCTTGACCACGGTTGATGATGCGGGCTTGGGAAGAAATATTATCGAGTTGATCGACACCCTTCAAAAAGAGGGAAAATTTAAGCTCAGAATGTATGCTATGGTTAGCAACACTCCCAAAAATCGCGACTATTATTTAAACAAAGGCATTTATAAAACCGACAGATTGAATGTGCGTTCCTTTAAAGTGTATGCAGATGGCGCGCTGGGTTCCCGCGGTGCCGCAATGCGCAAACCGTACAGCGATATGCCGCACCATTTTGGAGCGATGATTGCCACTGCCGATAGCTTGAAGTATTTAGCCGAAAAACTTGCTGCTTCAGAATTTCAGATGAACACCCACGCCATTGGCGATTCGGCAAACATTGCGGTGCTCCGGGCGTATAAAAAGGCGTTGGAAGGACAGACCGATAGACGTTGGCGTGTGGAACATGCACAGATAATTTCGGCAGCAGATTTTGATTATTTCAATGACAATAATAATATTCTTCCGTCGGTGCAGCCTACGCACGCCACCAGCGATATGTATTGGGCCGAGGATAGAGTGGGAGCGGAGCGCATAAAAGGCGCCTATGCCTATAAAGAATTACTGAACAAAGCCGGAAGCATCGCTTTGGGCACCGATTTTCCCGTAGAACAAGTAAACCCGATGTACACTTTTTACGCCGCCGTTGCAAGAAAGGATTTAGAAAATTACCCTGCAGAAGGTTTTCAGATGAAGGATGCCTTAACGCGTGAAGAAGCTTTACGCGGAATGACTATTTGGGCTGCTTTTGCAAATTTTGAGGAAGATGAAAAAGGAAGTATTGAGGTGGGAAAATTTGCCGATTTCACCATTCTCGATAAAGATATTATGAAGATTGAGGAAAGTGAAATTCCAAATACGAAGGTTGTTGCAACATTTATAAATGGTGAATTAGTTTACGAAGCCGAATAA
- a CDS encoding YkgJ family cysteine cluster protein, with the protein MENIIKQLPQKAKEAEAENKKFFAKLKKKPPKHLDSLMQELHEEEFQRTDCLTCANCCKTTGPLFTDKDIGRISKHFRMKPQQFIETYLQIDEDKDYVLQSVPCSFLGADNYCGIYDVRPKACREFPHTDRKKFQQISNLTLKNVTICPAAFNIVEEMKRRINSK; encoded by the coding sequence ATGGAAAACATCATAAAACAACTTCCTCAAAAAGCAAAAGAAGCCGAAGCCGAAAACAAAAAGTTTTTCGCAAAGCTGAAGAAAAAGCCGCCTAAGCATCTTGATAGTTTGATGCAGGAATTGCACGAGGAAGAATTCCAAAGAACAGATTGTTTAACGTGTGCCAATTGCTGTAAGACTACCGGGCCACTTTTTACCGATAAAGACATTGGGCGGATTTCAAAACATTTCCGGATGAAACCGCAACAATTTATTGAAACCTATTTGCAGATAGACGAAGACAAAGATTACGTTTTGCAAAGCGTGCCCTGCAGTTTTTTGGGTGCGGATAATTATTGCGGTATTTACGATGTGCGCCCAAAAGCCTGCCGCGAATTTCCGCATACGGACCGAAAGAAATTCCAACAGATTTCAAACTTAACACTAAAGAATGTAACTATTTGTCCCGCTGCTTTTAATATAGTGGAAGAGATGAAACGAAGGATAAATTCCAAATAA
- a CDS encoding exo-beta-N-acetylmuramidase NamZ family protein: protein MGLTFFKNTVLLVVLTVLSCGNSLQNKEERKKNREQREKITVKTILDSLSEPQIIVGAEQYHLYADLLKGKNVGVVANQTSEVTIKKANDPAIEEVKKFKMQMHLVDYLILNKISVKKVFAPEHGFRGTADAGEHVKDGIDKETGVPLISLYGSNKKPSPEQLKGIDVMVFDIQDVGARFYTYISTLHYVMEACAELGIPVIVLDRPNPNGHYIDGPILEKEHQSFVGMHPVPIVHGMTIGEYAAMINGEGWIDNLGSDWSKKRTYCDLTIIKMKNYTHQTPYALPIKPSPNLPNAQSINLYPSLCFFEGTFINAGRGTDMQFQVFGAPSLPASNYTFSYTPQSNEGAKNPKFKGQLCHGKDLRNEPRLSKIKLEWLIDAYNANGKKKDFFNSFFVKLAGTDKLQKQIEQGLSAEEIRDSWKEGLSDFQKIRAKYLLYP from the coding sequence ATGGGCTTAACTTTTTTCAAAAATACAGTTTTATTGGTTGTTTTAACGGTTTTGTCTTGTGGAAATTCTCTTCAGAATAAAGAAGAAAGAAAAAAGAACAGAGAACAAAGAGAAAAGATAACCGTCAAAACTATCCTTGATTCTCTTAGCGAACCACAGATTATTGTAGGGGCAGAACAATATCACCTTTATGCCGATCTTTTGAAAGGTAAAAATGTGGGTGTAGTTGCAAACCAAACTTCTGAAGTAACAATTAAAAAGGCTAATGATCCTGCAATTGAAGAAGTAAAAAAATTCAAAATGCAGATGCATTTAGTTGATTATCTTATTCTAAATAAAATTTCAGTTAAAAAAGTTTTTGCACCCGAACACGGTTTCCGTGGTACGGCCGATGCCGGAGAACACGTGAAAGATGGTATTGATAAAGAAACCGGTGTACCGCTAATTTCACTTTACGGTAGCAACAAAAAGCCCTCCCCAGAACAGTTAAAGGGAATTGATGTAATGGTGTTCGATATTCAAGATGTGGGGGCACGGTTTTACACGTACATTTCTACGTTGCATTACGTAATGGAAGCCTGCGCAGAGCTAGGAATTCCAGTAATTGTCCTGGACCGTCCCAATCCCAACGGGCATTATATTGATGGACCTATTTTAGAAAAAGAGCATCAAAGCTTTGTTGGAATGCATCCTGTTCCTATTGTGCACGGGATGACCATTGGAGAATATGCGGCAATGATTAACGGCGAAGGATGGATAGATAATTTAGGCAGCGATTGGTCTAAAAAAAGAACCTATTGCGATCTTACCATTATAAAGATGAAAAACTACACCCACCAAACTCCGTACGCACTACCCATAAAACCATCGCCTAATTTACCAAATGCGCAATCCATAAATTTATATCCAAGTCTGTGTTTTTTTGAAGGAACATTTATTAACGCTGGCCGCGGTACCGATATGCAATTTCAGGTTTTTGGGGCGCCGAGCTTGCCTGCTTCAAATTATACTTTTTCATATACGCCACAGTCCAATGAAGGTGCAAAAAACCCTAAGTTCAAAGGGCAACTTTGCCACGGAAAAGATCTAAGAAACGAACCGCGTTTAAGTAAAATAAAGCTGGAATGGTTGATTGATGCTTACAACGCCAATGGAAAAAAGAAGGATTTCTTTAATTCGTTTTTTGTGAAACTTGCAGGAACCGATAAATTACAAAAGCAGATTGAACAAGGATTATCTGCGGAAGAAATCCGGGATTCGTGGAAAGAAGGGCTTTCTGATTTTCAGAAAATTCGAGCGAAGTATTTGCTTTATCCATAA
- a CDS encoding ABC transporter permease, giving the protein MNFEFFIARRIIASKDYKSSISAPIIKIAITAIALGIIMMLVSIATGVGLQKKIREKVSAFNGDIVITNFDTNFSNDSQNPISKNQDFYPTFKNIEGIKHVQITASKGGVIRTETDFEGVVVKGVGGDYDWEYFKDYLIEGNLPDFKGDLNEDILISEYLANRLQLKLGDKVTTFFLNDEVSKTPRSRGFDIVGIYNSGFQQFDEQFIITDIRHIQRLNKWEEDQIGAFEVFVNDFDEIIPIGNQVYSETESTLDTQTIRQKYASIFEWLDLFDFNIIMIIGIMILVAGINMITALLVLILERTQMIGILKALGSSDWSVRKVFLYNAMYLIGVGLFWGNVIGIGLLLIQKYGKIFKLNPDTYYVNEAPVYLNWDYILLLNAGTFLLCLLMLLIPSFIISKISPVKAIRFE; this is encoded by the coding sequence GTGAATTTCGAATTTTTCATCGCTCGGCGCATCATTGCTTCCAAGGACTATAAAAGTAGTATTTCGGCACCGATAATAAAAATTGCAATTACGGCAATTGCATTGGGCATAATTATGATGCTCGTCTCGATTGCTACGGGCGTGGGACTTCAAAAAAAGATTCGCGAAAAGGTTTCTGCTTTTAATGGCGATATTGTAATCACAAATTTCGACACCAACTTTTCCAACGATTCCCAAAATCCAATTTCAAAAAATCAGGACTTTTATCCAACTTTTAAAAATATTGAAGGCATTAAGCATGTGCAAATAACTGCTTCCAAAGGTGGCGTGATCCGAACCGAAACCGACTTTGAGGGCGTAGTGGTAAAAGGCGTTGGCGGCGATTACGATTGGGAATATTTTAAAGATTATTTAATTGAAGGAAACCTGCCCGATTTTAAAGGCGATTTAAATGAAGATATTCTCATTTCCGAATATTTGGCGAACCGACTCCAATTGAAATTAGGCGATAAAGTGACCACTTTTTTTCTGAACGATGAAGTTTCCAAAACTCCGCGAAGCCGCGGTTTCGATATTGTCGGTATTTACAACAGCGGTTTTCAGCAGTTTGATGAACAGTTTATAATTACGGATATTCGTCACATTCAACGGCTGAACAAATGGGAGGAAGACCAGATTGGCGCTTTTGAAGTATTTGTAAACGATTTTGATGAAATAATTCCCATTGGGAATCAGGTTTATAGTGAAACAGAAAGTACGCTCGATACCCAAACCATTCGCCAAAAATACGCCTCCATCTTTGAATGGCTCGATCTTTTCGACTTCAATATAATTATGATAATCGGCATTATGATTTTGGTGGCGGGTATCAATATGATTACGGCTTTACTGGTTTTAATTTTGGAGCGAACCCAAATGATAGGAATTCTGAAAGCGCTGGGAAGCAGCGATTGGAGCGTGCGGAAAGTATTTCTTTACAACGCAATGTACCTAATTGGCGTCGGTCTTTTTTGGGGAAATGTTATAGGGATTGGGCTGCTTTTAATCCAGAAATACGGTAAGATTTTTAAACTAAACCCAGATACGTATTACGTAAACGAAGCGCCAGTTTATTTAAACTGGGATTATATTCTACTATTAAACGCAGGTACGTTTTTACTTTGTCTTTTGATGCTTTTGATACCTTCCTTTATTATTTCGAAAATTTCTCCGGTAAAGGCCATTCGGTTTGAGTAA